In Microbacterium sp. AB, a single genomic region encodes these proteins:
- a CDS encoding DASS family sodium-coupled anion symporter has protein sequence MLVVTLGIFFVPPPAGVDDRGMQMLAIFVATIIGLILQPFPTPSVALIGLAAAMITGAMDVASGEALSGFANPTVLLIVAAFFIADGFLLTGLGRRIALMFVSWLGRSPLGIAYGMAVTDLVLAPATPSNTARAGGVVYPIIRSIAEVQGSTPETDESRKRLGSYLTFTAAHVNVITSAMFVTAMAGNPVAQQAAADLGIDISWGTWALAALVPGILSLAIVPWAMTKLYGPTVKKTPEAPTMAREELRAMGRMSSGEIVMTGTFVLLLLMWVLGSTFDVNATTAAFVGIAILLLSGVLTWKDMARNSSAWNTFVFFAVLVGMAGQLNTLGVIDWIGAVVSGLVGGMPWIVAFAILSLVYFYVHYLFASNTAQIVAMYAVFVGAAIAAGAPPTFAALVFGFIGNLFGALSHYASGPSGVIYGSGYVKVGEWFRVAFLMSVVIIAVWTVAGGAWMAFLGMWEGAAPPFG, from the coding sequence ATGCTCGTCGTGACGCTCGGGATCTTCTTCGTCCCGCCGCCCGCCGGGGTCGACGACCGAGGCATGCAGATGCTGGCGATCTTCGTCGCGACGATCATCGGGCTCATCCTCCAGCCCTTCCCCACGCCGTCCGTCGCGCTCATCGGGCTCGCCGCCGCGATGATCACCGGCGCCATGGACGTCGCCTCCGGCGAGGCGCTCAGCGGCTTCGCGAACCCCACGGTGCTGCTCATCGTCGCGGCGTTCTTCATCGCCGACGGCTTCCTGCTCACGGGCCTCGGACGCCGCATCGCGCTGATGTTCGTCTCCTGGCTCGGTCGATCTCCGCTCGGCATCGCGTACGGCATGGCGGTGACCGATCTCGTCCTCGCCCCCGCGACCCCCTCGAACACGGCGCGTGCCGGAGGCGTCGTCTATCCGATCATCCGCTCGATCGCCGAGGTGCAGGGATCGACCCCGGAGACCGACGAGTCCCGGAAGAGGCTCGGCTCGTACCTCACGTTCACCGCCGCGCACGTCAACGTCATCACGAGCGCCATGTTCGTCACGGCGATGGCGGGCAATCCCGTCGCGCAGCAGGCTGCCGCGGACCTCGGGATCGACATCTCGTGGGGCACGTGGGCCCTCGCGGCGCTCGTCCCCGGCATCCTGAGCCTCGCGATCGTCCCGTGGGCGATGACGAAGCTCTACGGCCCGACGGTGAAGAAGACGCCCGAAGCGCCGACGATGGCGCGCGAGGAGCTCCGCGCGATGGGGCGGATGTCCTCGGGCGAGATCGTGATGACGGGCACCTTCGTCCTCCTGCTCCTCATGTGGGTCCTCGGATCGACGTTCGACGTCAACGCGACGACGGCCGCGTTCGTCGGCATCGCGATCCTGCTCCTCAGCGGCGTGCTCACGTGGAAGGACATGGCGAGGAACTCCTCGGCATGGAACACGTTCGTGTTCTTCGCCGTGCTCGTGGGGATGGCCGGGCAGCTCAACACGCTGGGGGTCATCGACTGGATCGGCGCGGTCGTGTCGGGCCTCGTCGGCGGCATGCCCTGGATCGTCGCCTTCGCGATCCTCTCGCTCGTGTACTTCTACGTGCACTACCTCTTCGCCTCGAACACCGCGCAGATCGTCGCGATGTACGCCGTGTTCGTCGGCGCCGCGATCGCCGCGGGAGCGCCCCCGACGTTCGCCGCCCTCGTCTTCGGCTTCATCGGCAACCTCTTCGGCGCGCTCTCGCACTACGCCTCGGGACCATCAGGCGTGATCTACGGGTCGGGGTACGTCAAGGTCGGCGAGTGGTTCCGCGTGGCGTTCCTCATGTCCGTCGTGATCATCGCCGTGTGGACGGTGGCGGGCGGCGCGTGGATGGCGTTCCTCGGCATGTGGGAGGGCGCCGCGCCGCCCTTCGGATGA
- a CDS encoding molybdopterin-dependent oxidoreductase yields the protein MERSRERASSRYGAMLAGAASAAVFLAAAELTALLVAREGSPILAVGGFVVDVVPQPLKEFAISTFGERDKDALLLGLALAVLVAAAIAGVLERLRPPLGVVVVAVAGAASLAATVTRPGATAFAWAPAVAGTIAGSVALVLLSRRLRRGDDAGAGAPSEAPPEKGTSRRGFLVIAALTGASALVVGLGARALNAASSSVTALREALRLPSPRSTVSVPDGAELDVDGLSPLFTPNADFYRVDTALTVPAVDPATWSLVVDGMVDRRVEIGFDELVAMGLDEYAITLTCVSNEVGGDLVGNAIWLGVPVRDVLRMAGVRPDADMVLSRSVDGYTASTPLASLTDDGVDAILAVGMNGEPLPLEHGFPVRMVVPGLYGYVSATKWVTELKVTTFAADEAYWTPRGYSAEAPIKLSSRIDTPRAGASVTAGRVPIAGVAWAQTVGIERVEVRVDDGAWQEATLSSPLNEDTWVQWRLDWDAEPGAHYVTVRATDKDGGIQVEERTPIAPDGATGWQRTLVTVG from the coding sequence ATGGAGAGATCGCGTGAGCGGGCATCGTCGAGGTACGGGGCGATGCTGGCCGGGGCGGCGTCGGCGGCGGTCTTCCTCGCGGCCGCCGAGCTCACGGCCCTCCTCGTCGCGCGCGAGGGGAGCCCGATCCTCGCGGTCGGCGGCTTCGTCGTCGACGTCGTGCCGCAGCCCCTGAAGGAGTTCGCGATCTCCACGTTCGGCGAGCGCGACAAGGACGCCCTGCTCCTCGGGCTCGCCCTCGCCGTGCTGGTCGCCGCGGCGATCGCCGGCGTGCTCGAGCGTCTGCGGCCGCCCCTCGGGGTCGTGGTCGTCGCGGTCGCGGGAGCCGCGTCGCTCGCCGCGACCGTGACGCGTCCGGGCGCGACGGCGTTCGCGTGGGCGCCCGCCGTGGCGGGCACGATCGCCGGCTCGGTCGCTCTCGTGCTGCTCTCGCGTCGGCTCCGGCGCGGCGACGACGCCGGCGCCGGCGCTCCGTCGGAGGCCCCGCCCGAGAAGGGCACGAGCCGCAGAGGGTTCCTCGTGATCGCGGCCCTGACCGGCGCCTCGGCGCTCGTCGTCGGCCTCGGCGCGAGAGCGCTCAACGCCGCGTCCTCCTCCGTCACCGCACTGCGCGAGGCCCTCCGTCTGCCCTCGCCGCGTTCGACGGTCTCCGTGCCCGACGGCGCCGAGCTCGACGTCGACGGCCTCTCGCCCCTCTTCACCCCGAACGCCGACTTCTACCGCGTCGACACGGCGCTCACGGTCCCCGCCGTCGACCCCGCGACCTGGAGCCTCGTGGTCGACGGGATGGTCGACCGACGCGTCGAGATCGGCTTCGACGAGCTCGTCGCGATGGGCCTGGACGAGTACGCCATCACGCTCACGTGCGTCTCCAACGAGGTGGGAGGAGACCTCGTCGGCAACGCGATCTGGCTCGGCGTCCCCGTGCGCGACGTGCTGCGGATGGCCGGCGTCCGGCCCGACGCCGACATGGTGCTCTCGCGCAGCGTCGACGGGTACACCGCGAGCACCCCGCTCGCCTCGCTCACGGACGACGGCGTCGACGCCATCCTCGCCGTCGGCATGAACGGCGAGCCGCTCCCGCTCGAGCACGGCTTCCCCGTGCGGATGGTCGTGCCGGGCCTCTACGGCTACGTGTCGGCGACGAAGTGGGTGACCGAGCTGAAGGTCACGACGTTCGCGGCCGACGAGGCGTACTGGACGCCCCGCGGCTACAGCGCCGAGGCGCCGATCAAGCTCTCCTCGCGCATCGACACGCCCCGCGCGGGCGCGTCGGTCACGGCCGGCCGGGTGCCGATCGCGGGCGTCGCCTGGGCGCAGACCGTGGGGATCGAGCGCGTGGAGGTCCGTGTCGACGACGGCGCGTGGCAGGAGGCGACCCTGTCGTCTCCCCTGAACGAGGACACGTGGGTGCAGTGGCGACTCGACTGGGACGCGGAGCCGGGAGCCCATTACGTCACGGTGCGCGCCACCGACAAGGACGGCGGGATCCAGGTCGAGGAGCGCACCCCCATCGCGCCCGACGGCGCGACGGGATGGCAGCGCACGCTCGTCACGGTCGGGTGA
- a CDS encoding universal stress protein, producing the protein MNDTVVVGVTETEGSRRAVDWAAQRAAERRDRLLLVSVVGGATGVVGEEPVVGEAARAAQSLLDAEARRIADLGVDVQTRVERGRPVERLIAASERTALLVIGSEYRGPRSGRSRGPHGVRITAGAHVPVVVVPDVGLGTRSGVVVGVDGSETSEKALAFAAAEADRQGEPLIAVSAWSTVPVPFVMTSYPPSYLDSLQAIAEQNLGLALSGVPQDYPDLEVRRVVEKGQPADTLTRLAASARLVVVGSHGRGPVGRFLLGSTSEIVLARMATVTVVVR; encoded by the coding sequence ATGAACGACACGGTGGTCGTCGGCGTGACCGAGACCGAGGGCTCGCGGCGGGCTGTCGACTGGGCGGCGCAGCGCGCCGCGGAACGACGGGACCGTCTGCTGCTCGTCTCGGTGGTCGGCGGTGCGACCGGAGTGGTCGGCGAGGAGCCGGTCGTCGGCGAAGCGGCGCGCGCAGCGCAGTCGCTCCTCGACGCCGAGGCTCGACGGATCGCAGACCTCGGCGTCGACGTGCAGACGCGCGTCGAACGCGGACGCCCCGTCGAGCGGCTCATCGCCGCATCGGAGAGGACGGCGCTGCTCGTCATCGGCAGCGAGTACCGCGGTCCCCGGTCCGGCCGGTCGCGGGGACCCCACGGCGTGCGGATCACCGCGGGCGCGCACGTTCCGGTCGTCGTGGTCCCCGACGTGGGACTGGGAACGCGATCGGGCGTCGTCGTCGGCGTCGACGGGTCGGAGACCTCCGAGAAGGCGCTCGCGTTCGCCGCGGCCGAGGCCGACCGGCAGGGCGAGCCGCTCATCGCCGTGAGCGCGTGGTCGACGGTGCCGGTGCCGTTCGTGATGACGAGCTACCCGCCGTCGTACCTGGACAGCCTGCAGGCGATCGCGGAGCAGAACCTCGGGCTCGCGCTGTCCGGCGTGCCGCAGGACTATCCCGACCTCGAGGTGCGCCGCGTCGTGGAGAAGGGGCAGCCCGCCGACACCCTCACCCGGCTCGCGGCGAGCGCACGTCTCGTCGTGGTCGGCAGCCACGGCCGCGGCCCCGTCGGACGGTTCCTCCTGGGCTCGACGAGCGAGATCGTCCTCGCCCGGATGGCGACCGTCACCGTCGTCGTGCGGTAG
- a CDS encoding RecQ family ATP-dependent DNA helicase, which produces MTADATTDIREAALAALRQLVGREDARFHDGQYEAIEALVAGRRRALVVQRTGWGKSAVYFVATRLLRDGGAGPTVLVSPLIALMRDQIAAAGRAGVRAVAINSTNAHEWTEVLARLDADEVDVLLVSPERLNNPSFRDERLPALVRRVGMLVVDEAHCISDWGHDFRPDYRRLRDLIAQMPPSVPVLATTATANSRVVADVVDQLGAEGVTTIRGPLARSSLRLGVLRLPDATARLAWLLSHLDELPGSGIVYTLTVSAAVDTARLLREQGHEVRAYTGQSDADEREESEGMLKRNEVKALVATSALGMGFDKPDLGFVLHLGAPSSPVAYYQQVGRAGRATESADVLLLPGPEDRDIWHYFATASMPDEERAERVLSALGASDRPLSTAALEAVVDIRRTPLELLLKVLDVDGAVRREKGGWIATGEPWTYDAERYGRIAAERRAEQDHMLEYETTTACRMEFLQRRLDDDTAVPCGRCDNCAGPWISAEVGQRVSESAASALDRVGVPVEARRQWPSGLDRLGVPLKGRIPAEEQASEGRALARLTDLGWGGPLRELFAAGAPDQAVPRRLLDACVRVLADWGWQERPVAVVSLPSRTRPQLVASLANGIASIGRLPYIGELAGEPGAPAGRPSGNSAFRVAELHDRFSVAGLDVPAGPVLLVDDLADSRWTLTVAARDLRRAGAASVLPFVLALRG; this is translated from the coding sequence ATGACGGCTGACGCGACGACCGACATCCGCGAGGCGGCGCTCGCCGCGCTCCGGCAGCTCGTGGGGCGTGAGGACGCGCGGTTCCACGACGGGCAGTACGAGGCGATCGAGGCGCTCGTCGCGGGACGCCGTCGCGCGCTCGTCGTGCAGCGGACGGGATGGGGCAAGTCGGCGGTCTACTTCGTCGCGACACGGCTGCTGCGCGACGGCGGCGCGGGCCCCACCGTGCTCGTCTCGCCGCTCATCGCGCTCATGCGCGATCAGATCGCGGCGGCCGGGCGCGCCGGAGTGCGCGCGGTCGCCATCAACTCCACGAACGCGCACGAGTGGACGGAGGTCCTCGCGCGGCTCGACGCCGACGAGGTCGACGTGCTGCTCGTGTCGCCCGAGCGCCTGAACAACCCGTCGTTCCGCGACGAGCGGCTTCCGGCCCTCGTGCGGCGCGTCGGCATGCTCGTCGTCGACGAGGCGCACTGCATCAGCGACTGGGGGCATGACTTCCGCCCCGACTACCGGCGCCTGCGCGACCTCATCGCGCAGATGCCGCCGTCCGTCCCCGTGCTCGCGACGACGGCGACGGCCAACAGCCGCGTCGTCGCCGACGTCGTCGACCAGCTCGGCGCCGAGGGCGTGACGACGATCCGCGGTCCCCTCGCCCGCTCGTCGCTGCGCCTCGGCGTGCTGCGGCTGCCCGATGCGACGGCACGTCTGGCGTGGCTGCTGAGCCACCTCGACGAGCTCCCGGGCTCCGGCATCGTCTACACGCTCACGGTCTCCGCGGCCGTCGACACGGCCCGGCTGCTGCGCGAGCAGGGGCACGAGGTGCGTGCCTACACGGGGCAGAGCGACGCCGACGAGCGGGAGGAGTCGGAGGGGATGCTGAAGCGCAACGAGGTCAAGGCGCTCGTCGCGACGAGCGCGCTCGGCATGGGCTTCGACAAGCCCGACCTCGGCTTCGTGCTGCACCTCGGCGCGCCCTCGTCGCCCGTCGCGTACTACCAGCAGGTCGGCCGCGCCGGCCGCGCGACGGAGTCCGCCGACGTCCTCCTGCTGCCCGGCCCCGAGGACCGCGACATCTGGCACTACTTCGCGACGGCGTCCATGCCAGACGAGGAGCGGGCCGAGCGGGTCCTGTCGGCGCTCGGAGCGTCCGATCGCCCGCTGTCGACGGCCGCGCTCGAGGCGGTCGTCGACATCCGCCGCACGCCGCTCGAGCTGCTGCTCAAGGTGCTCGACGTGGACGGCGCCGTGCGGCGCGAGAAGGGCGGATGGATCGCCACCGGCGAGCCGTGGACCTACGACGCCGAGCGCTACGGACGGATCGCCGCCGAGCGTCGCGCCGAGCAGGATCACATGCTCGAGTACGAGACGACGACGGCGTGCCGTATGGAGTTCCTCCAGCGGCGCCTCGACGACGACACCGCCGTGCCGTGCGGGCGCTGTGACAACTGCGCCGGCCCGTGGATCTCCGCGGAGGTCGGGCAGCGCGTGTCGGAGTCGGCGGCCTCGGCGCTCGATCGCGTGGGCGTGCCGGTCGAGGCGCGTCGTCAATGGCCTTCGGGCCTCGACCGCCTCGGCGTGCCGCTCAAGGGGCGGATCCCCGCCGAGGAGCAGGCGTCGGAGGGCCGGGCGCTCGCGCGCCTCACCGACCTCGGATGGGGCGGACCCCTGCGCGAGCTCTTCGCCGCGGGCGCTCCCGACCAGGCGGTGCCGCGACGGCTGCTCGACGCGTGCGTCCGCGTCCTCGCCGACTGGGGATGGCAGGAGCGCCCGGTCGCGGTCGTGTCCCTGCCGTCGCGGACCCGTCCGCAGCTCGTGGCGTCGCTGGCGAACGGGATCGCGTCGATCGGACGGCTGCCGTACATCGGCGAGCTGGCGGGCGAGCCCGGCGCGCCGGCCGGACGTCCGAGCGGCAACAGCGCCTTCCGCGTCGCCGAGCTGCACGACCGGTTCTCCGTCGCAGGTCTCGACGTGCCCGCCGGGCCGGTGCTGCTCGTCGACGACCTCGCCGACAGCCGGTGGACGCTCACGGTCGCCGCGCGCGACCTCCGTCGTGCGGGCGCCGCGTCCGTGCTGCCGTTCGTGCTGGCGCTGCGGGGCTGA
- a CDS encoding CPBP family intramembrane glutamic endopeptidase, whose amino-acid sequence MARATGQAAERPVRALPLVAALLTCLAAPAFFVLLIPWLGWTLLAAGLAVAVVADRADGHVPWRRAAASPSSGAPAPRPSLARDLSLIAAGMLVVSAIPLAAELDNAAMLRFTLALGGAVVVPYVVSRFVYRDRAIRFPWRGGGRWRPMQWGWLVAVLALGWLILPFYFVTSGVYLNWPVVDTPDLIARLFVGVGAVGIWDELFFICTVFALLLRHFPTAVANGLQAIVFVSFLWELGYRAWGPVLTIPFALLQGWIFLRTRSLAYVVTVHLLFDAVVFLVLVHAHNPGALPLFLV is encoded by the coding sequence ATGGCACGGGCGACGGGGCAGGCCGCGGAGCGGCCGGTGCGCGCGCTGCCGCTCGTCGCCGCGCTCCTGACGTGCCTCGCCGCGCCGGCGTTCTTCGTGCTGCTGATCCCGTGGCTGGGATGGACGCTGCTGGCGGCGGGACTCGCGGTCGCGGTCGTCGCCGACCGCGCGGACGGCCACGTGCCGTGGCGACGCGCGGCCGCGTCGCCGTCATCCGGCGCCCCCGCGCCGCGCCCGTCCCTCGCACGCGACCTCTCGCTCATCGCGGCGGGCATGCTCGTCGTGAGCGCCATCCCGCTCGCCGCCGAACTGGACAACGCCGCGATGCTCCGCTTCACGCTGGCGCTGGGCGGCGCGGTCGTCGTCCCCTACGTCGTCTCGCGCTTCGTCTACCGGGACCGGGCCATCCGCTTCCCCTGGCGCGGGGGAGGCCGCTGGCGGCCCATGCAGTGGGGATGGCTCGTCGCCGTGCTCGCGCTCGGCTGGCTCATCCTGCCCTTCTACTTCGTCACCTCGGGCGTCTATCTCAACTGGCCCGTCGTCGACACCCCCGACCTCATCGCGCGGCTCTTCGTGGGCGTCGGAGCCGTGGGCATCTGGGACGAGCTGTTCTTCATCTGCACGGTGTTCGCGCTGCTGCTGCGGCACTTCCCGACGGCGGTCGCGAACGGGCTGCAGGCGATCGTCTTCGTCTCCTTCCTGTGGGAGCTCGGCTACCGCGCCTGGGGCCCCGTGCTGACGATCCCGTTCGCGCTGCTGCAGGGGTGGATCTTCCTCCGCACGCGCTCGCTCGCCTACGTCGTGACGGTGCACCTGCTCTTCGACGCCGTCGTCTTCCTCGTGCTCGTCCACGCGCACAACCCCGGGGCGCTGCCGCTGTTCCTCGTGTGA